One Thermus sp. CCB_US3_UF1 DNA window includes the following coding sequences:
- the rplB gene encoding 50S ribosomal protein L2, producing MAVKKFKPYTPSRRFMTVADFSEITKTEPEKSLVKPLKKTGGRNNQGRITVRFRGGGHKRLYRIVDFKRWDKAGIPAKVAAIEYDPNRSARIALLHYADGEKRYILAPEGLAVGQQVVAGPDAPIQVGNALPLRFIPVGTVVHAVELEPKKGAKLARSAGTSTQIQGREGDYVILRLPSGELRKVHGECYATVGSVGNADHKNVVLGKAGRTRWLGRKPHVRGAAMNPVDHPHGGGEGRAPRGRPPASPWGWQTKGLKTRKRRKPSSRFILARRKK from the coding sequence ATGGCAGTCAAGAAGTTCAAACCCTACACCCCAAGCCGCCGCTTCATGACGGTGGCCGACTTCTCCGAGATCACCAAGACCGAGCCGGAGAAGTCCCTGGTCAAGCCCCTGAAGAAAACCGGGGGGCGGAACAACCAGGGCCGCATCACCGTGCGCTTCAGGGGCGGTGGCCACAAGCGGCTCTACCGCATCGTGGACTTCAAGCGCTGGGATAAGGCGGGCATCCCCGCCAAGGTGGCGGCCATTGAGTACGACCCCAACCGCTCTGCCCGCATCGCCCTGCTCCACTACGCCGACGGGGAGAAGCGCTACATCCTCGCCCCCGAGGGGCTTGCCGTGGGGCAGCAGGTGGTGGCGGGGCCCGATGCCCCCATCCAGGTGGGCAATGCCCTCCCCTTGCGCTTCATCCCCGTGGGTACCGTGGTGCACGCGGTGGAGCTTGAGCCCAAGAAAGGGGCCAAGCTGGCCCGCTCCGCCGGTACCAGCACCCAGATCCAGGGCCGGGAGGGGGACTACGTCATCCTCCGCCTGCCCTCGGGGGAGCTCAGGAAGGTCCACGGGGAGTGCTACGCCACGGTGGGCTCCGTGGGCAACGCCGACCACAAGAACGTGGTCCTGGGCAAGGCGGGGCGTACCCGTTGGCTTGGCCGCAAGCCCCACGTGCGCGGTGCGGCCATGAACCCGGTGGACCACCCCCACGGCGGCGGTGAGGGCCGGGCGCCCCGGGGCCGTCCCCCCGCTTCTCCTTGGGGTTGGCAGACCAAGGGGCTCAAGACCCGGAAGCGGCGCAAGCCCTCCAGCCGCTTCATCCTTGCCCGGCGCAAGAAGTGA
- the rpsS gene encoding 30S ribosomal protein S19 yields the protein MPRSLKKGVFVDDHLLEKVLELNAKGEKRLIKTWSRRSTIVPEMVGHTIAVYNGKQHVPVYITENMVGHKLGEFAPTRTYRGHGKEAKATKKK from the coding sequence ATGCCGCGTAGCTTGAAGAAGGGCGTATTCGTAGATGACCACCTCTTGGAGAAGGTGCTGGAGCTGAACGCCAAGGGGGAGAAGCGGCTCATCAAGACCTGGAGCCGCCGCTCCACCATCGTTCCCGAGATGGTGGGCCATACCATTGCGGTCTACAACGGCAAGCAGCACGTGCCCGTCTACATCACCGAGAACATGGTGGGGCACAAGCTGGGGGAGTTCGCGCCCACCCGCACCTACCGGGGGCACGGCAAAGAGGCTAAGGCCACCAAGAAGAAGTAG
- the rplV gene encoding 50S ribosomal protein L22, producing MEAKAIARYVRIAPRKVRLVVDLIRGKSLEEARAILRYTHKRGAYHVAKVLESAAANAVNNHDMLEDRLFVKAAFVDEGPALKRVLPRARGRADIIKKKTSHITVILGEKHGK from the coding sequence ATGGAAGCGAAAGCCATTGCCCGTTACGTGCGCATCGCCCCCAGGAAGGTCCGGCTGGTGGTGGACCTGATCCGGGGGAAGAGCCTCGAGGAGGCCCGCGCCATCCTGCGCTACACCCACAAGCGGGGGGCCTACCACGTGGCCAAGGTGCTGGAATCCGCCGCGGCCAACGCGGTGAACAACCACGACATGCTGGAGGACCGGCTCTTCGTGAAGGCGGCCTTTGTGGACGAGGGGCCTGCCCTGAAGCGGGTGCTGCCCCGGGCCCGGGGCCGGGCGGACATCATCAAGAAGAAGACCAGCCACATCACGGTGATCTTGGGGGAGAAGCATGGGAAATAA
- the rpsC gene encoding 30S ribosomal protein S3, with protein MGNKIHPIGFRLGITRDWESRWYAGKKQYRHLLQEDQRIREVLTKELYPAGLARIDIERAADNVAVTVHVAKPGVVIGRGGEKIKVLRDTLAKLTGKNVALNVQEIHNPNLSAPLVAQRVAEQIERRFAVRRAIKQAVQRVMESGAKGAKVIVSGRIGGAEQARTEWAAEGRVPLHTLRANIDYGFALARTTYGVLGVKAYVFLGEVIGGQKARPRPEGAKPEEKPRRRRPAVRVKKEE; from the coding sequence ATGGGAAATAAAATCCACCCCATCGGGTTCCGGCTTGGCATCACCCGGGACTGGGAGTCCCGCTGGTACGCGGGCAAGAAGCAGTACCGCCACCTTCTCCAGGAGGACCAGAGGATCCGGGAGGTCCTCACCAAGGAGCTCTACCCCGCCGGCCTGGCGCGGATCGATATTGAGCGGGCCGCGGACAACGTGGCCGTGACCGTGCACGTGGCCAAGCCGGGGGTGGTCATCGGCCGGGGCGGGGAGAAGATCAAGGTCCTGCGGGACACCCTGGCCAAGCTCACGGGGAAGAACGTGGCCCTGAACGTCCAGGAAATCCATAACCCCAACCTCTCCGCTCCCCTGGTGGCCCAGCGGGTGGCGGAGCAGATTGAGCGGCGCTTTGCCGTGCGCCGGGCCATCAAGCAGGCGGTGCAGCGGGTGATGGAGTCCGGGGCCAAGGGGGCTAAGGTGATCGTTTCCGGGCGCATCGGCGGCGCGGAACAGGCCCGCACCGAGTGGGCCGCCGAGGGCCGGGTGCCCTTGCACACCCTGCGTGCTAACATAGACTACGGCTTTGCCTTGGCCCGCACCACCTACGGGGTGCTGGGGGTCAAGGCGTACGTCTTCTTGGGCGAGGTGATCGGCGGCCAGAAGGCCAGGCCCCGCCCCGAAGGGGCTAAGCCGGAGGAGAAACCCCGCCGCCGCCGCCCCGCCGTGCGGGTGAAGAAGGAGGAGTAG
- the rplP gene encoding 50S ribosomal protein L16 — MLMPRRMKYRKQHRGRMKGAAKGGDYVAFGDFGLVAMEPAWITAQQIEAARVAMVRHFRRGGKIFIRIFPDKPYTKKPLEVRMGKGKGNVEGYVAVVKPGRVMFEVAGVTEEQALEALRIAGHKLPIKTKVVRRDAYDEAQ; from the coding sequence ATGCTGATGCCCAGGCGCATGAAGTACCGGAAGCAGCACCGGGGCCGGATGAAGGGGGCGGCCAAGGGCGGGGATTACGTGGCCTTCGGCGACTTCGGCTTGGTGGCCATGGAGCCTGCCTGGATCACCGCCCAGCAGATCGAGGCCGCCCGTGTGGCCATGGTGCGCCACTTCCGCCGCGGGGGTAAGATCTTCATCCGCATCTTCCCCGACAAGCCCTACACCAAGAAGCCCCTCGAGGTGCGGATGGGTAAGGGCAAGGGCAACGTGGAGGGGTACGTGGCCGTGGTGAAGCCCGGCCGGGTGATGTTTGAGGTGGCCGGGGTCACGGAGGAGCAGGCCCTCGAGGCCCTGCGCATCGCCGGCCATAAGCTCCCCATCAAGACCAAGGTGGTGAGGAGGGACGCCTACGATGAAGCCCAGTGA
- the rpmC gene encoding 50S ribosomal protein L29: protein MKPSEIRKLSPAEIEKLVREKKRELMELRFQASIGQLSQNHRVRETRRLIARLLTILNEKRRANA from the coding sequence ATGAAGCCCAGTGAGATCCGCAAGCTCTCTCCGGCGGAGATCGAGAAGCTGGTACGGGAGAAGAAGCGAGAACTCATGGAGCTCCGCTTCCAGGCCTCCATCGGCCAGCTTTCCCAGAACCACAGGGTCCGGGAGACCCGGCGCCTCATCGCCCGGCTCCTCACGATCCTGAACGAGAAGAGGAGGGCCAATGCCTAA
- the rpsQ gene encoding 30S ribosomal protein S17: MPKKVLTGVVVSDKMQKTVTVLVERQFPHPLYGKVIKRSKKYLAHDPEERYKVGDVVEIIESRPISKRKRFRVLRLVEGGRLDLVEKYLVRRQNYASLSKRGGKA, translated from the coding sequence ATGCCTAAGAAGGTGCTGACCGGGGTGGTGGTGAGCGACAAGATGCAGAAGACCGTCACGGTCTTGGTGGAGCGCCAGTTCCCCCACCCCCTTTACGGCAAGGTGATCAAGCGCTCCAAGAAGTACCTGGCCCACGACCCCGAGGAGCGGTACAAGGTGGGGGACGTGGTGGAGATCATCGAGTCCCGGCCCATCTCCAAGCGCAAGCGCTTTAGGGTCCTGCGCCTGGTGGAGGGGGGCCGCCTGGACTTGGTGGAAAAGTACCTGGTGCGCCGCCAGAACTACGCGAGCCTGTCCAAGCGGGGAGGTAAGGCATGA
- the rplN gene encoding 50S ribosomal protein L14 produces the protein MIQPQTYLEVADNTGARKIMCIRVLKGSNAKYATVGDVIVASVKEAIPRGAVKEGDVVKAVVVRTKKEVKRPDGSAIRFDDNAAVIINNQLEPRGTRVFGPVARELREKGFMKIVSLAPEVL, from the coding sequence ATGATCCAGCCCCAGACCTACCTGGAGGTGGCCGACAACACCGGGGCCCGCAAGATCATGTGCATCCGTGTGCTCAAGGGCTCCAACGCCAAGTACGCCACGGTGGGGGACGTGATCGTGGCCAGCGTTAAGGAGGCCATCCCCCGCGGTGCGGTCAAGGAAGGGGACGTGGTCAAGGCGGTGGTGGTGCGCACCAAGAAGGAGGTCAAGCGCCCCGACGGTTCCGCCATCCGCTTTGACGACAACGCCGCCGTCATCATCAACAACCAGCTAGAACCCCGCGGCACCCGCGTCTTCGGCCCCGTGGCCCGCGAGCTGCGGGAGAAGGGCTTCATGAAGATCGTTTCCCTGGCCCCGGAGGTGCTCTGA
- the rplX gene encoding 50S ribosomal protein L24, translating into MQAKVHVKKGDTVLVASGKYKGRVGKVKAVLPKKGAVVVEGVNLVKKAVRVSPQYPQGGFVEQEAPLHASKVRPICPACGKPTRVRKKFLEDGRKVRACAKCGGSLDVEE; encoded by the coding sequence ATGCAGGCCAAGGTTCACGTGAAGAAGGGGGACACCGTCTTGGTGGCCTCCGGCAAGTACAAGGGCCGGGTGGGTAAGGTGAAGGCCGTCCTGCCCAAGAAGGGCGCGGTGGTGGTGGAGGGGGTCAACCTGGTCAAGAAGGCGGTGCGGGTCAGCCCCCAGTACCCCCAGGGCGGTTTTGTGGAGCAGGAAGCCCCCCTGCACGCCTCTAAGGTGCGGCCCATCTGCCCCGCCTGCGGCAAGCCCACCCGGGTGCGCAAGAAGTTCCTGGAGGACGGGCGGAAGGTGAGGGCCTGCGCCAAGTGCGGCGGGTCTTTGGACGTGGAGGAGTAA
- the rplE gene encoding 50S ribosomal protein L5 — protein sequence MPLDVALKKKYLEEVRPELIRRFGYQNVWEVPRLVKVVVNQGLGEAKEDARILEKAAKELSLITGQKPAVTRAKKSISNFKLRKGMPIGLRVTLRGDRMWIFLEKLLNVALPRIRDFRGVNPGSFDGRGNYNLGLKEQLIFPEITYDMVDALRGMDIAVVTTAKTDEEAKALLELLGFPFRK from the coding sequence ATGCCCCTGGACGTAGCCCTAAAGAAGAAGTACCTGGAGGAGGTCCGGCCCGAGCTCATCCGCCGCTTCGGCTACCAGAACGTCTGGGAGGTGCCGCGGCTGGTCAAGGTGGTGGTCAACCAGGGCCTGGGGGAGGCCAAGGAAGACGCCCGCATCCTGGAAAAGGCTGCCAAGGAGCTCTCCCTCATCACCGGGCAGAAGCCCGCCGTCACCCGGGCCAAGAAGTCCATCTCCAACTTCAAGCTGAGGAAGGGGATGCCCATCGGCCTCAGGGTTACCCTGCGGGGGGATCGGATGTGGATCTTCCTGGAGAAGCTCCTGAACGTGGCCCTGCCCCGCATCCGCGACTTCCGCGGCGTGAACCCGGGCAGCTTTGATGGCCGGGGCAACTACAACCTGGGGCTCAAGGAGCAGCTCATCTTCCCCGAGATCACCTACGACATGGTGGACGCCCTGCGGGGTATGGACATCGCGGTGGTGACCACCGCCAAGACCGACGAGGAGGCCAAGGCCCTCCTGGAGCTTCTGGGTTTCCCCTTCCGTAAGTGA
- a CDS encoding type Z 30S ribosomal protein S14 yields MARKALIEKAKRTPKFKVRAYTRCVRCGRARSVYRYFGICRLCLRELAHKGQLPGVKKASW; encoded by the coding sequence ATGGCGAGAAAAGCGCTGATCGAAAAGGCCAAGCGTACCCCCAAGTTCAAGGTGCGGGCCTACACCCGTTGCGTGCGTTGCGGGCGGGCCAGGAGCGTCTACCGCTACTTCGGCATCTGCCGCTTGTGCCTCCGGGAACTGGCCCACAAGGGGCAGCTGCCTGGGGTGAAGAAGGCCAGCTGGTAG
- the rpsH gene encoding 30S ribosomal protein S8 — translation MLTDPIADMLTRIRNATRVYKESTEVPASRFKEEILKILAREGFIKGYERVEVDGKPVLRIHLKYGPRRQGPDPRPEQVIKHIRRISRPGRRVYVGVKEIPRVRRGLGIAILSTPKGVLTDREARKLGVGGELICEVW, via the coding sequence ATGCTGACGGACCCCATTGCCGACATGCTGACCCGGATACGGAACGCCACCCGGGTCTACAAGGAGAGCACCGAGGTGCCCGCCTCCCGCTTTAAGGAGGAGATCCTCAAGATCCTGGCGCGGGAGGGTTTCATCAAGGGGTACGAGCGGGTGGAGGTGGACGGCAAGCCCGTCCTGCGCATCCATCTAAAGTACGGTCCCCGGCGCCAGGGCCCTGACCCGCGCCCGGAGCAGGTCATCAAGCACATCCGCCGCATCAGCCGTCCGGGGCGGCGGGTTTACGTGGGGGTCAAGGAGATCCCTCGGGTGCGCCGGGGCCTGGGGATCGCCATTCTTTCCACCCCCAAGGGCGTCCTCACCGACCGCGAGGCGCGGAAGTTGGGCGTGGGCGGCGAGCTCATCTGCGAGGTGTGGTGA
- the rplF gene encoding 50S ribosomal protein L6, whose amino-acid sequence MSRIGRLPIPLPKGVTVEVAPGLVKVKGPKGELSVPVSPEMRVVVEGGVVRVERPSDERRHKSLHGLTRTLIANAIKGVAEGYVKELLIKGIGYRARLAGRAVELTVGYSHPVVVEPPEGITFEVPEPTKIRVLGIDKQKVGQVAANLRAVKKPSAYHEKGIYYAGEPVRLKPGKAGTKK is encoded by the coding sequence ATGTCTAGGATTGGTCGGCTTCCCATTCCCCTGCCCAAAGGGGTCACGGTGGAGGTGGCCCCCGGGTTGGTCAAGGTTAAGGGGCCTAAGGGCGAGCTTTCCGTGCCCGTGTCCCCGGAGATGCGGGTGGTGGTGGAAGGGGGCGTGGTCCGGGTAGAACGCCCCTCGGACGAACGCCGCCATAAAAGCCTTCACGGCCTCACCCGCACCCTGATCGCCAACGCCATCAAGGGTGTGGCGGAAGGGTACGTGAAGGAGCTCCTCATCAAGGGGATCGGCTACCGCGCTCGCCTGGCGGGCCGGGCGGTGGAACTCACCGTGGGCTATAGCCACCCCGTGGTGGTGGAACCCCCGGAAGGGATCACCTTTGAGGTGCCCGAGCCCACCAAGATCCGTGTCCTGGGGATCGACAAGCAGAAGGTGGGCCAGGTGGCGGCCAACCTGCGTGCGGTGAAGAAGCCCAGCGCCTACCACGAGAAGGGCATCTACTACGCGGGCGAGCCCGTCCGCCTCAAGCCTGGCAAGGCCGGGACCAAGAAGTAG
- the rplR gene encoding 50S ribosomal protein L18: MARLTAYERRKFRVRNRVKRAGRLRLSVFRSLNHIYAQIIDDEKGETLVAESSLALKLKGNKTEVARQVGRALAEKALAKGIRQVAFDRGPYKYHGRVKALAEGAREGGLEF, translated from the coding sequence ATGGCACGGCTTACCGCATACGAACGCCGTAAGTTCCGGGTGCGCAACCGCGTCAAGCGCGCGGGCCGGCTCCGCCTTTCCGTCTTCCGGAGCCTCAACCACATCTACGCCCAGATCATTGACGACGAGAAGGGCGAGACCCTGGTGGCCGAGTCCAGCCTCGCCCTCAAGCTCAAGGGCAACAAGACCGAGGTGGCCCGGCAGGTGGGCCGGGCCCTGGCGGAGAAGGCCCTGGCCAAGGGCATCCGCCAGGTGGCCTTTGATCGGGGTCCTTACAAGTACCACGGCCGGGTGAAGGCCCTGGCGGAGGGAGCCCGCGAGGGCGGCCTGGAGTTCTAA
- the rpsE gene encoding 30S ribosomal protein S5 → MPETDFEEKMILVRRTAKTYQGGRRFRFGALVVVGDRQGRVGLGLGKAKEVPLAVQKAGYYARRNMVEVPLLNGTIPHEIEVEYGASKILLKPAAPGTGVIAGAVPRAILELAGITDILTKELGSRNPINIAYATMEALRQLQTKEDVRRLRKGGEE, encoded by the coding sequence ATGCCCGAGACCGATTTCGAGGAGAAGATGATCCTGGTGCGGCGCACCGCCAAGACCTACCAGGGCGGCCGCCGCTTCCGCTTCGGGGCCTTGGTGGTGGTGGGGGACCGCCAGGGCCGGGTGGGCCTGGGCCTGGGCAAGGCCAAGGAGGTGCCCCTGGCGGTGCAGAAGGCCGGCTACTACGCCCGCCGCAACATGGTGGAGGTGCCCCTCCTGAACGGCACCATCCCCCACGAGATCGAGGTGGAGTACGGGGCCTCCAAGATCCTGCTCAAGCCCGCGGCCCCCGGTACGGGGGTGATCGCCGGGGCGGTACCCCGGGCCATCCTGGAGCTGGCGGGCATCACCGACATCCTTACCAAGGAGCTTGGAAGCCGGAACCCCATCAACATCGCCTACGCCACCATGGAGGCCCTGCGGCAACTCCAGACCAAGGAAGACGTGCGGCGCCTGAGGAAGGGCGGGGAGGAGTGA
- the rpmD gene encoding 50S ribosomal protein L30: protein MARLKVKLVKSPIGYPKDQKAALKALGLTKLQRERVLADTPAVRGNIQKVSHLLQVEVLE from the coding sequence ATGGCTAGGCTAAAGGTCAAGCTGGTGAAGAGCCCCATCGGCTACCCCAAGGACCAGAAGGCCGCCCTGAAGGCCTTGGGGCTCACCAAGCTGCAAAGGGAGAGGGTCCTTGCCGATACCCCCGCGGTCCGGGGGAACATCCAGAAGGTGAGCCACCTTCTCCAGGTGGAGGTGTTGGAATGA
- the rplO gene encoding 50S ribosomal protein L15 yields the protein MKLTDLKPNPGANKKRKRVGRGPGSGHGKTATRGHKGQKSRSGGLKDPRRFEGGRSTTLMRLPKRGMQGQVPGAIPRPRYQGVNLKDLARFEGEVTPELLVQAGILKKGYRLKVLGDGEAKALKVVAHAFSKSALEKLKAAGGEAVLLEA from the coding sequence ATGAAGCTGACCGACCTAAAGCCCAACCCCGGGGCCAACAAGAAGCGCAAGCGGGTGGGCCGCGGCCCGGGGTCTGGCCACGGCAAGACCGCGACCCGGGGCCACAAGGGCCAGAAGTCCCGTTCCGGTGGCCTCAAGGATCCCCGCCGCTTTGAGGGCGGGCGCTCCACCACCCTCATGCGCCTGCCCAAGCGGGGGATGCAGGGCCAGGTGCCGGGGGCGATCCCGCGCCCCAGGTACCAGGGGGTCAACCTGAAGGACCTGGCCCGCTTTGAGGGGGAGGTGACCCCGGAGCTGTTGGTCCAGGCGGGGATCCTGAAGAAGGGGTACCGCCTGAAGGTGCTGGGGGATGGGGAGGCCAAGGCCCTCAAGGTGGTGGCCCACGCCTTCTCCAAAAGCGCCCTGGAGAAGCTGAAGGCCGCGGGCGGCGAGGCCGTCTTGCTGGAGGCTTGA
- the secY gene encoding preprotein translocase subunit SecY, producing the protein MLKAFRSALAIPELRQRILFTLLVLAAYRLGAFIPTPGVDLDKIQEFLRTTQGGVFGIINLFSGGNFERFSIFALGIMPYITAAIIMQLLVNVVPALEKLSKEGEEGRRIINQYTRIGGIALGAFQGFFLATAFLGAEGGRFLLPGWAPGPFFWLVVVVTQVAGIALLLWMAERITEYGIGNGTSMIIFAGIVVEWLPQILRTVGLIRTGEVNLVAFLFFLAFIVLAFAGMAAVQQAERRIPVQYARKVVGRRVYGGQATYIPIKLNAAGVIPIVFAAAILQIPIFLTAPFQDNQVLQAIANFFNPTRLSGLLLEVALIVLFTYVYTAVQFDPKRIAESLREYGGFIPGIRPGEPTVKFLEHIVSRLTLWGALFLGLVAALPQIIQNLTGVKSIAFSGIGLLIVVGVALDTLRQIESQLMLRNYEGFLSKGRIRGRTR; encoded by the coding sequence ATGCTGAAGGCCTTCCGGAGCGCCCTCGCCATCCCCGAGCTTCGCCAGCGCATCCTCTTCACCTTACTGGTGCTGGCCGCTTACCGCCTGGGGGCCTTCATCCCCACCCCCGGGGTGGATCTGGACAAGATCCAGGAGTTTCTGCGCACCACTCAGGGCGGGGTGTTCGGCATCATCAACCTCTTCTCTGGGGGGAACTTTGAGCGCTTCTCCATCTTTGCCCTGGGGATCATGCCCTACATCACCGCGGCCATCATCATGCAGCTCCTGGTGAACGTGGTCCCGGCGTTGGAGAAGCTTTCCAAGGAAGGTGAGGAGGGCCGCCGCATCATCAACCAGTACACCCGCATCGGCGGCATCGCTCTGGGGGCCTTCCAGGGCTTCTTCCTGGCCACGGCTTTCCTGGGGGCGGAGGGCGGGCGCTTCCTCCTTCCCGGCTGGGCCCCTGGGCCCTTCTTCTGGTTGGTGGTGGTGGTCACCCAGGTGGCGGGGATCGCCCTCCTCCTCTGGATGGCGGAGCGCATCACCGAGTACGGCATCGGCAACGGCACCAGCATGATCATCTTTGCCGGGATCGTGGTGGAATGGCTGCCCCAGATCCTGCGCACCGTCGGCCTCATCCGTACCGGGGAGGTGAACCTGGTGGCCTTCCTCTTCTTCCTGGCCTTCATCGTCCTGGCCTTCGCCGGCATGGCGGCGGTGCAGCAGGCGGAAAGGCGCATCCCCGTGCAGTATGCCCGCAAGGTGGTGGGCCGCCGGGTCTATGGGGGGCAGGCCACCTACATCCCCATCAAGCTGAACGCCGCTGGGGTGATCCCCATCGTCTTCGCCGCCGCCATCCTGCAGATCCCCATCTTCCTCACCGCCCCTTTCCAGGACAACCAGGTCCTTCAGGCCATCGCCAACTTTTTCAACCCCACTCGGCTTTCCGGCCTCCTCCTGGAGGTGGCGCTCATCGTCCTCTTCACCTACGTCTATACCGCGGTGCAGTTTGACCCCAAGCGCATCGCTGAAAGCCTCAGGGAGTACGGGGGCTTCATCCCGGGCATCCGTCCAGGGGAGCCCACGGTGAAGTTCCTGGAGCACATCGTTTCCCGCCTCACCCTCTGGGGGGCCCTTTTCCTGGGTCTGGTGGCCGCTTTGCCCCAGATCATCCAGAACCTCACCGGGGTCAAGAGCATCGCCTTTTCCGGGATTGGCCTTTTGATCGTGGTGGGGGTGGCCTTGGACACCCTCAGGCAGATTGAGAGCCAGCTGATGCTGAGGAACTACGAGGGGTTCCTCTCCAAGGGCCGCATCCGCGGCCGTACCCGTTAG
- a CDS encoding adenylate kinase codes for MGEAVIFLGPPGAGKGTQAARLSEELGFKKLSTGDILRDHVARGTPLGQQVKPIMDRGDLVPDELILALIREELADRFILDGFPRTLPQAEALDRLLAETGTRLLGVVLVEVPEEELVRRMLRRAELEGRSDDNEATIRRRLEVYQEKTAPLIQYYEKKGALKRVEGVGAPDEVYARIRAALGI; via the coding sequence ATGGGGGAAGCGGTGATCTTCTTGGGGCCGCCCGGGGCGGGCAAGGGTACCCAGGCGGCGAGGCTTTCCGAGGAGTTGGGCTTCAAGAAGCTTTCCACGGGGGACATCCTCCGGGACCATGTGGCCCGGGGGACCCCTCTGGGGCAGCAGGTCAAGCCCATCATGGACCGGGGGGACCTGGTGCCGGATGAGCTCATCCTGGCCCTGATCCGGGAAGAACTGGCCGACCGGTTCATCCTGGACGGTTTCCCCCGCACCCTGCCCCAGGCGGAGGCCTTGGACCGGCTTCTGGCGGAGACGGGCACCCGGCTCCTGGGGGTGGTGCTGGTGGAGGTGCCGGAGGAGGAGCTGGTGCGGCGCATGCTCCGGCGGGCGGAGCTCGAGGGCCGCTCGGACGATAACGAGGCCACCATCCGCCGCCGCCTCGAGGTCTACCAGGAAAAGACCGCTCCCCTCATCCAGTACTATGAGAAGAAGGGCGCCCTGAAGCGGGTGGAGGGCGTGGGTGCCCCTGACGAGGTCTACGCCCGCATCCGGGCTGCCTTGGGAATCTGA
- the map gene encoding type I methionyl aminopeptidase has protein sequence MAIKLKSPWEIERMREAGALLTEVVEEVARHVEPGITTKELDRIAHEAIRRRKAKPAFLGLYGFPATLCTSVNEVVVHGIPSEEPLKEGDILSVDVGLIHGGFAADMARTFPVGRVSEEAERLIRDTEAAFWEGLKYLRPGYRIGDVAHAVQTFLESRGYGVVREFVGHGVGREIHEDPQLPNFGKPGTGPKIRPGMTLALEPMVTLRPAPVVILEDGWTASAGKGNLAAHYENTVLVTEEGPELLTGVPLVRAQ, from the coding sequence ATGGCCATCAAGCTGAAAAGCCCCTGGGAGATTGAGCGCATGCGGGAGGCTGGGGCCCTCCTCACCGAGGTGGTGGAGGAGGTGGCCCGCCACGTGGAGCCCGGGATCACCACCAAGGAGCTGGACCGGATCGCCCACGAGGCCATCCGGCGCCGCAAGGCCAAGCCGGCCTTCCTAGGGCTCTATGGCTTCCCCGCCACCTTGTGCACCTCGGTGAACGAGGTGGTGGTCCACGGCATCCCCTCGGAGGAACCCCTGAAGGAAGGGGATATCCTCTCCGTGGACGTGGGCCTCATCCACGGGGGCTTTGCCGCGGATATGGCCCGCACCTTCCCCGTGGGCCGGGTTTCGGAGGAGGCGGAAAGGCTCATCCGGGATACGGAGGCCGCCTTCTGGGAAGGCCTCAAGTACCTCCGCCCCGGGTACCGCATCGGGGACGTGGCCCACGCGGTGCAGACCTTCCTGGAGTCCCGGGGGTACGGGGTGGTGCGGGAGTTCGTGGGCCACGGGGTGGGGCGGGAGATCCACGAGGATCCCCAGCTCCCCAACTTCGGCAAGCCGGGCACCGGGCCCAAGATCCGCCCGGGGATGACCCTGGCCCTCGAGCCCATGGTCACCTTACGCCCGGCCCCTGTGGTAATATTGGAAGATGGCTGGACGGCGAGCGCCGGCAAAGGCAACCTCGCCGCCCACTACGAGAACACCGTCTTGGTAACGGAGGAGGGCCCGGAGCTTCTCACCGGGGTTCCCCTGGTGCGGGCGCAGTAG
- the infA gene encoding translation initiation factor IF-1: protein MAKEKDTIRAEGVVTEALPNTTFRVKLDSGPEILAYISGKMRMHYIRILPGDRVVVEITPYDPTRGRIVYRK from the coding sequence ATGGCGAAGGAGAAGGACACCATTCGGGCGGAGGGCGTGGTCACCGAGGCTTTGCCCAACACCACCTTTCGGGTGAAGCTGGACTCGGGGCCGGAGATCCTGGCCTATATCTCGGGGAAGATGCGCATGCACTACATCCGCATCCTGCCCGGGGACCGGGTGGTGGTGGAGATTACCCCCTACGACCCCACGCGGGGCCGCATCGTTTACCGCAAGTAG
- the rpmJ gene encoding 50S ribosomal protein L36, protein MKVRASVKKMCEKCKVVRRHGRVYVICENPKHKQRQG, encoded by the coding sequence ATGAAGGTACGGGCATCGGTCAAGAAGATGTGCGAGAAGTGCAAGGTGGTGCGCCGGCATGGCCGGGTCTACGTGATCTGCGAGAACCCCAAGCACAAACAGCGTCAGGGCTAG